The genomic segment GCTGCATTTAGTTTTTGACAAAGATATCTCGCTTTACGATGCGCACGAGGTGGCCGACTCGCTTGAAGCTGAGATAAGAGAGAAATTTAGGGATTATTCGTGGCAGATAACCACGCATTTAGACCCATATAACGACAAAGAAGGGAAATGAGATGAAAGTAGCACTACTTCAACAAGAATTTAAAGGCACAAAAGAGGCGACTATCGCAAAGACACTTGAGCTAATTACCGAGGTAAAAAAAGGCGGTGCTGACCTAGTCGTCTGCCAAGAGCTACACCAGACGCAGTACTTTTGCCAAAGCGAGGATACAAATTTCTTTGATCACGCAAACGACTGGCAAGAGGATGTCGCTTTTTGGGGCAGGGTAGCAAAAGAAAATGGCGTTGTTTTAGTCACTTCGCTCTTTGAAAAAAGAGCCGACGGACTTTATCACAATACCGCCTTTGTCTTCGAGCGTGACGGCAGTGTGGCTGGCAAATACCGAAAAATGCACATCCCTGATGACCCTGGATTTTACGAGAAATTTTACTTCACGCCTGGTGATATCGGCTTTGAGCCAATTGAAACAAGCCTTGGCAAGCTTGGCGTTTTGGTTTGCTGGGATCAGTGGTATCCAGAGGCAGCAAGGCTGATGGCACTAAAAGGGGCGAAAATTCTCATCTATCCAACGGCTATTGGCTGGTTTGAGGGCGATAGTGACGATGAAAAATCAAGACAGCTTGAAGCGTGGGTGGCAGTTCAAAGAGGTCACAGCGTGGCAAATGGCCTGCCAGTTGTTGCAGTAAATCGTGTGGGCTTTGAAAAAGATGATAGCGGCGTGATGGATGGGATAAAATTTTGGGGAAATAGCTTTGTTTTTGGGCCACAAGGTGAGCAGCTTTTCCGCGCAAATAGCACAGATGAGCTATGCAAGATCGTTGAAATAGACATGAAAAGAAGTGAAGAAGTGCGCAGAATTTGGCCATTTTTAAGAGACCGCAGGATAGATGCCTACGCAAATATCACAAAAAGATTTATCGACTAAATTTAGAGCTAGAATTTCTAGCTCTTTTAAAATGTAAATTTCTTATCTACGATGCGAACTATTCTGCCGCCAAGCCTTTTTGCCTGCTCTTCATTGTGCGTGGTGATGATGATGGTGTATCTTTGCGACAAGCTTTTTAAAAGCTCTTCTACGATCAAGACATTTTTCATATCAAGTGACGAGCAAGGCTCATCAAGCATGAGCACTTCAGGCTTTGTAGTTAGCATCCTTGCGATGCAAAGTCTTTGCTTTTGACCGCCAGAGAGCTTGTTAGCTAGCATATCTAAGTCGTTTATTTCGCCCAGTAAATTTACGCTTTTTAATAGCTCCTCTACTCTTTTTTGCTTATCCTTTATGCTGCCCTCATAAAATTCCATCGCATAGGTCAAATTTCTCTCGACGCTAAAAGGAAAGAGCGTGGCGTCTTGAAAGAGTATGGCTAGCTTTCGTCTTAGCCAAATTTCGCCCTTATTTTTGATATTTCCGCCTTTAAATAGGATCTCTCCGTTATATCTGCCGCCCTTTTGCTCCAAAAAGCCATTTAGCGCTGATAGAAATGTCGATTTACCACATCCTGAGCTGCCCATTAAGCAGATGATCTCGTTTTCGGCGACGTTTAAATTTAGATCTTTTAAAATTTCATTATCTTGGTAAAAGATACTAAGATCTTTTATACTTAAAATATCTGGCAATTTTCTCTCCTATATCAAATAAAACTACGGCTGAAAGCAAGTGCAAAATGATCAACATAAAAATGAGCACGAGCGCTGTAGCGTAGGCATTTTGCGTTGCGACTGACTGGCTTAGGAGCATGTGCAGGTGAAAAGGTAGTGCCATGACCGGCGAGAGCAGGCCTTCTGCCTTTGCCATGAAGACGACTCCAGTTAAAAGTAGTGGCGCAGTTGCCCCTATGGCGTAGCTGCCAGCAAGTATTAAAATAGATATTATATTTTTTCTAATAGTTGGCAAAACAAGCTTTCTAGCCATGAAATCTTTATCAACACCAAGCGCGAAGCTATCTCTTAACATCTTTTCATCGATCTGCGAGATCACCTTTTCTGTGCTAACTTCAACAAATGGAAAGACCATCAAAGCAAGCGTAATGCTAGCTGTTAGCAGGCTCTTTGGGATATCAAGACTAACGATAAAAAGCCCATAAACAAACATCCCAAGCAATATAGAGGGTATTGAGGCCATCGTTTGGATGATAAATTTAAGTCCAAGTTTGATCTTACTAGAAGTGCAGTAAATTTGTCTATAAATGGCGCAGCTAACGCCAAGAAGTGCAGAAAATATCATAGATAGTATCATCAGCAAAAATGAGCCTATGATAGCGTCTCTTATGCCGCCACTCTCACCTAAATTTAAACCTTGCGGATTTTTAGTCAGAAAGTCTAAATTTATCTGAGAGACGCCATTTGTAAAGATGAAATAAAATATCCAAAATATCATCGCAACCACTATAAATACGCAAAGATAGGCGTAAAATTTGACTAGATGATCTTTAAAAGCGTTCATTGTTTTTCTCAAATTTAAAGATAAAAATATTTAGCATAAATATAAAAACAAGCAGGACAAATCCGCTTGCAATAAGAGCGTGATAGTGCAAGCTGCCAGCCTCGCTCATGCCCATTTCAAGGGCTATTAGAGATGGTATGGTCTGAGCTTTTGAGAGCAGGTGCGGAAAAAGCGGGGTGTTGCCTATGACCATCATCACAGCCATCGTCTCGCCAGCTGCCCTTGAGAATGCAAGTATAAAGCCTGAAATGCTAGCTTTCATGGATTTTCTTAAAATTATTTTTCTTATAAAATATCCCGTGCTTACGCCAAGCGCGTCTGAGTTTGTTTTGAAATTTTGCTTTAGCAGACCCACGCTTTGGAGCAAATGCGAGGTAAAAAAGGGCAGTATCATGACGCTAAGGATGAGGCTAGCTGCCAAAACTGACTCGCCAGCAGACATTTTTAGCCCTGACTCTAAAATTTTTACAACCGTGTAAAGCGCAAAAAATCCATATATGATAGATGGTATGCCAGCTAGTATTCGTATCATCCAGTCTAGCACGTGCCTAAGCCAGGCGCTCGCAAAAAAGCATATAAATATAGTAACGCCAAGCGAGATAAAAAATGAAAATATACAAGCTAAAAACGCAACTGCGAAATTTGCGATTAGGATATTAAACAGCCCAAAGCTAAAAGGCTCTGTGCTAACGTCCCAGTCGCTGTTTAGCAAGAAGTCAAAAAGGCTTACTTCTGCAAAGAAACTCGTGGAATTTAGCAGTAAAAATCCCACGAGTAAAAGCAAAAGCATGGCGGATAAAAGTGTAAAAAGATATATCGCGCCTTTAAAAATTTGCCCTGTCATTGGCTATTTTACTGGTATAAATCCCATTTTTTCGATAGTCTTTTGACCTTCGGCCGAATTTAGCACGTCAACAAAAATTTGCTCGCTCTTGCTTAGATTGCCACTTTTTACGATGATGAGCGGGCGAGAGATGTAGTATTTGCCATCAACTATATTTTTAACAGTTGGCTCCACACCGTCAACGTTTAGCGGTATTAGCTTGCCTTTGTTTTGGTTTGTGATACCAAAAGATGCGTAGCCAATGGCGTTTTTATTTTCGATGATCTTTGAAACAAGTGCGCCCATTGATGGTGACTGGATGACGTTTTTGCTAACTTTGACATCCTTCATGATCTTTTTTTGAAAAACCTCGTGAGCACCGCCACCAAGATCTCTTGTAACTACGACTATTTCGTCATTTGGTAGGGATTTGTCAAGGTCACTCCACTTTTTGTACTCGCCTGAGAAAATTTTGACGATCTCGTCTTTACTCAAATTTCCGCCCTTTAGCTTTATCACCTCATTTTCTGGGTTTACAGCCACGCAAAGTGCGTCTATGCCAAGCGTATAGGCTTTCATATCTTTGATCTTTGCTTTTTCGCTATCTTTTATATCGCGAGCTAGCATGCCAAAGTCAGCGACATGATCAAGCACGGCTTTTACGCCAGCGCCAGAGCCGCCAGCTGAGACGAAAATGGTGATGTTTTTGTTTGGTAAAGAGCTATCTACTTTATCCCAAGTTTCGTACTTTTCGATAAAGTCGGTTGAAATTTTAGCAATGACCGGAGCTAGAGTAGATGAGCCACTAAAGCTAACTTGCGTTTTCTCATCCGCGCCAGAAGCGAAATTTAGAGATAAAAGCAGCATAGAAGTAGCCAACATAAGTGATTTTTTCATGAATTCCTCCATAAATAAATTTTTGATTGTTATTAACATTTGTAAAAGCTATTGATTAGTTGTAAATTTGCAACAGTTTTTCTAAAACTTAGAACTGTGGTGGATTATACAATAAAAAATGATATTTAAATAGCCGGTTTATCAAATTTATTTTGACTAATAAAGAAATATAAATTTAATCTTAAGAAAATATTTTTTTAAGTCTTGATTGTGTAGAATGGTTGCAACTTTACCAAAACGGCATGAAAATATCATATTAAATAAGGTAAAAAGCTAAATTTATAGAATAAAATAGCCTTAAATTTCTTGAAAGGATCTTAGATGAAAACTACTTCTTTGGCACTTGCTGGCTTGCTTTTAGCAACAACTCTTTCAGCAAAAGAATTTATCAGTATCGGCACTGGCGGCATGACAGGCACTTATTATCCGATAGGTGGAGCGATTTGCCGTTTAGCAAACAAAAATACTAATGTAAAATGCTCAGTCCAATCAACTGGCGGCTCTGTTTATAACGTAAATAACGTTTTGAAAAAAGAGCTCACATTTGGCTTTGTTCAAAGTGACGTTGTCTATGATAAATTTAACGGCACTGGCAAATTTGACGGAGCAAAAGATGAAAATTTACGCTCAGTAGTTGCGATCTATCCAGAACTTCTTGCATTTGTTGTAGCAAAAGATAGCGGTCTGACAAGCGATCTTGCTTCATTTGCAGGTAAAAAATACAACGTTGGCAACCCAGGCAGCGGCAACGAAGTGAGCACACTTGAAGTCTTTAAAGCAAAAGGCTTTGACGTTTCAAAACTAGGATACCGCGGCGTTTTAACAGTTGGCGAATGCCCACACGCACTAAAAGATAAAAAGATAGACGGATATAGCTTTGTCGTCGGCCATCCAACTGCAAACATCACTGATGCTGCGACATCTTTGCCGATTGATATCCTAAATATCGAAGGTAGTGAGATCGATAAGCTTCTTAAAGAGAAACCATACTTTGCAAAAGGCGTCATCCCAAAAGGCTCTTATGATGGCGTCGATCACGATGTAAATACTATTGGCGTAAAAGCTGTTTTAGTAACTAGCAAAGACACAAAAGATGAGGCTGTAAAAGCTGTGATAAAAGCTATTTTAGACAACTTTGATGAGTATAAAACTCTTCACCCAGCACTAAAATCAGTTAAAAAAGAAGATCTCGTTCAAGGTCTTTCAGCTCCGCTTCACCCAGCTGCAGAGGCTGCGTTTAAAGAGGCTGGTATTTTAAAATAATCCATTTCCAGGGGCTTTTGCCTCTGGATAAAATTTAAATATGCAAATTTTTAATTTATATATTTAAATTTTAAAGGAGAGAGATGAACGAAGTCAAAGACAACGAAGAACAATTTGTCGAGGTAAAAACAAGGGAGATAAATAGCAATTTTTACAACTATTTCATTGCGATCGTATGCTTTTCTTGGTCAGTTTTTCAGCTTTATATAGCTTATTTTCCGCTAAATACTAACATTTCACGCTCAATACACTTAGCCTTTGCGGTTGGGCTTGTATTTTTGCTTTATCCAGTCACTTTTCATAAAAAGGCACATTCTAGTTTGCCATTTTACGATCTGGTCTTTTGTGTAGTAGGCGTTGTTGCCGTGCTTTATCCAGCGGTTTATTTTTATGAGCTAGCTGATAGGATAGGGGACTACATCACACAAGATATCGTCATATCGTTTTTGACGATTATTGTCTTGCTTGAGGCTGGCAGGCGCGTAATGGGGCCAGCACTTCCAATTATTTGTATATTATTTTTGATATATGATCACTTTGGCCCTTATATGCCAGACATCATCGCTCATCAGGGTGCCAGCTTTGAAAAGATCGCAGGCCATATGTTTTTGACGACTGAGGGCATCTTTGGTGTGCCTATCGGAGTTAGCGTTAGTT from the Campylobacter concisus genome contains:
- a CDS encoding carbon-nitrogen hydrolase, with product MKVALLQQEFKGTKEATIAKTLELITEVKKGGADLVVCQELHQTQYFCQSEDTNFFDHANDWQEDVAFWGRVAKENGVVLVTSLFEKRADGLYHNTAFVFERDGSVAGKYRKMHIPDDPGFYEKFYFTPGDIGFEPIETSLGKLGVLVCWDQWYPEAARLMALKGAKILIYPTAIGWFEGDSDDEKSRQLEAWVAVQRGHSVANGLPVVAVNRVGFEKDDSGVMDGIKFWGNSFVFGPQGEQLFRANSTDELCKIVEIDMKRSEEVRRIWPFLRDRRIDAYANITKRFID
- a CDS encoding phosphate ABC transporter ATP-binding protein; the encoded protein is MPDILSIKDLSIFYQDNEILKDLNLNVAENEIICLMGSSGCGKSTFLSALNGFLEQKGGRYNGEILFKGGNIKNKGEIWLRRKLAILFQDATLFPFSVERNLTYAMEFYEGSIKDKQKRVEELLKSVNLLGEINDLDMLANKLSGGQKQRLCIARMLTTKPEVLMLDEPCSSLDMKNVLIVEELLKSLSQRYTIIITTHNEEQAKRLGGRIVRIVDKKFTF
- a CDS encoding PstA family ABC transporter permease; its protein translation is MNAFKDHLVKFYAYLCVFIVVAMIFWIFYFIFTNGVSQINLDFLTKNPQGLNLGESGGIRDAIIGSFLLMILSMIFSALLGVSCAIYRQIYCTSSKIKLGLKFIIQTMASIPSILLGMFVYGLFIVSLDIPKSLLTASITLALMVFPFVEVSTEKVISQIDEKMLRDSFALGVDKDFMARKLVLPTIRKNIISILILAGSYAIGATAPLLLTGVVFMAKAEGLLSPVMALPFHLHMLLSQSVATQNAYATALVLIFMLIILHLLSAVVLFDIGEKIARYFKYKRS
- the pstC gene encoding phosphate ABC transporter permease subunit PstC, which encodes MTGQIFKGAIYLFTLLSAMLLLLLVGFLLLNSTSFFAEVSLFDFLLNSDWDVSTEPFSFGLFNILIANFAVAFLACIFSFFISLGVTIFICFFASAWLRHVLDWMIRILAGIPSIIYGFFALYTVVKILESGLKMSAGESVLAASLILSVMILPFFTSHLLQSVGLLKQNFKTNSDALGVSTGYFIRKIILRKSMKASISGFILAFSRAAGETMAVMMVIGNTPLFPHLLSKAQTIPSLIALEMGMSEAGSLHYHALIASGFVLLVFIFMLNIFIFKFEKNNERF
- a CDS encoding phosphate ABC transporter substrate-binding protein → MKKSLMLATSMLLLSLNFASGADEKTQVSFSGSSTLAPVIAKISTDFIEKYETWDKVDSSLPNKNITIFVSAGGSGAGVKAVLDHVADFGMLARDIKDSEKAKIKDMKAYTLGIDALCVAVNPENEVIKLKGGNLSKDEIVKIFSGEYKKWSDLDKSLPNDEIVVVTRDLGGGAHEVFQKKIMKDVKVSKNVIQSPSMGALVSKIIENKNAIGYASFGITNQNKGKLIPLNVDGVEPTVKNIVDGKYYISRPLIIVKSGNLSKSEQIFVDVLNSAEGQKTIEKMGFIPVK
- a CDS encoding TAXI family TRAP transporter solute-binding subunit → MKTTSLALAGLLLATTLSAKEFISIGTGGMTGTYYPIGGAICRLANKNTNVKCSVQSTGGSVYNVNNVLKKELTFGFVQSDVVYDKFNGTGKFDGAKDENLRSVVAIYPELLAFVVAKDSGLTSDLASFAGKKYNVGNPGSGNEVSTLEVFKAKGFDVSKLGYRGVLTVGECPHALKDKKIDGYSFVVGHPTANITDAATSLPIDILNIEGSEIDKLLKEKPYFAKGVIPKGSYDGVDHDVNTIGVKAVLVTSKDTKDEAVKAVIKAILDNFDEYKTLHPALKSVKKEDLVQGLSAPLHPAAEAAFKEAGILK